A segment of the Ipomoea triloba cultivar NCNSP0323 chromosome 1, ASM357664v1 genome:
gtaataattatattcccatatatctactatactaataagagccaaagaaagttaggcctataatgggtagataaaatgacggtcaaattattaaatcaaatggatggttcaaattgtttaactttatatttttccttgagatttcctaatttatccttaattatatgattatccattaaattttccgttaaatattctcttctccgttaatatttcgttaacttttaacttacccattaatttctataaagaggtcttaggttcgaacgtcatcccaatcaaagttggcatattgttgaacatatactacgaatatgttagagtatattattcaaaagtaattaccacactttattactcttattaaattaataaattagtagttacaacaacaacaaaaaaataatacatatgcatttctttaatttataattcgatgtctacaataccttttatttataaaaaaaaaatattcatcatcaaaaaaattaaaaagatatataatttcattagttatattgtctatattttctacaatgcaatgATTCtgtaccttcaaatttattaattaattatattcactacattgttcattgttttctttttacactatcttgtaattaaatatcaaaggtatactacaaaataatgttatatatttatttaccaagtgtTATGTTAAtaacttggaaaaaaaaaaatttaaaaatagtttgaagccaatcatattaactacttagggaggattcattgacaaagaagacattcaaataacccaataaattgatttaaaactcattattaaaaatgttaatgtagggcaatagaacattgtgacacacttgatgcattaaaaagatgttgagactacaacattgctggaatcaatctttcaaattcagaaaatgaaaaaatttcaaaaatagctatcgttgcagcattcattaatcttttatgtaaaatacttattgtgcattctttaaatatattagaactaatataaattagcaattcatttaattttttactatcaacctgcttggattaaagacaaaatcagaatcaatcttgaaaacaaaaataattggtatataggatgtagccacttgtttaaaaatatttatgtacaagtgacaaactattttgagaaaatgcccaaaatggtcctccaactatggccttttcttaatttagtgcattgacttttaattacacccaatgtggtccctaaactattcaattttaagccaaaaagGTCTTCGTTAGCTTTTGCGTGAACCAAACGTTAAATACAAGGGTAAAATGGACAATTTAACATCTTTGTAGTTAAAACCATTTGACCAGTCaatttcttccccaaattagCGACCATCTTTCTCCAAATCTGGgttctcttcttcctcatccGTTCCTCGCCGGCCAAGTCCACCGCCGGCCACCACCATCTGTTGCCCCACCGCCACGACTGCAGGTCCGGCAAGGTCTACGTCTATGAAACTCTGCGGATGTTCAACTACGAGCTGGTGGAGAATTGCAACGAGCTGGATCCCTGGAAGGCGACGGGATGCAAGGTGGTCGCTAATGGCGGATTTGGGTTGTCGGCGAAGGGGCTGGAGAGCGTGGTTCCCGAGAATCTGCTCCCGACTTGGTACTGGACGGATATGTACTCGGTGGAGCTGATTTATCGCGAGAGAATGTTGAATCACCAGTGTAAAACCATGGATCCAGAGGAGGCCACCGGATTCTTCATCCCGTTTTACGCCGGAATCGCCGTCGGCAAGTTTTTGTTCAGAGTTTTAGGTTCAACTATGCGTACATCCTTACCTATCGGGCTTTAGGTCCAGTTTCTATAATCTCTTCGAGAAAGCATTGTTTGACATTTGAGGAAGCTGCAGACTTGCTTTAAGAGTTCCAGAGTTTAATCATTACGGAACTTGTTTTTGTCATCAGGAAGCTGGAACAATCTACACACACCATCAGAAAACTGTTAATAGTTGATGCAGATGCGGGTAACTACAGGAGAAAGATCTTAGCTTTTGTTGGGGGCCTTGATTTATGCAGGGGACGATACGATACTCCAAATCACCCTATTTCCAGAACATTACAAACTGTGCACAAAGATGATTATCATAACCCAAATTTCACGGTAATCCTTTGGATGAATTCTTTATGATCATAATCTAAAACTCTTTCATGTTTTCGAAAACAAAAGATCTGTTAGTGGTTGTGTTCTTTTGAATTTGATCACGAATCCAGAACCCAAGAAGGGTAACAAAGGCAACTCCAAGACAAACCAAGAAAATAGACTCAACACTGACAAGGCCTCCAGGCTCAGTGACTTCAATAGTCCTATTGTAGAATATGTTTTGATAAGGTTGTCTATTTATTTCATAAATAACGCTTCCAACAAGATCAAATGTTCCAGGCTGCAAGAATTTGCTGACACCAAATATATATGGAAGTGTTGCTTGGGCAGAAGGAGGAATTGTTGAGTTGCTAAACCCCTGAGTAGTGAGATTTTGAACTAAATAGCGATGATCAAAAGGAAGATGAAGAGTGGCCTTGATGAATAAGACATTCAGTGTTGATTCCCCATCATTTTTCATTCCAACTATAAGTTCACTCTCCTCTCCAGCTAGAACAGACTTAGAAGGGTTTTTGGGGAAAACACAAACTGTATCAACTCCAGGAGCTGGACTTAAACTTTCCTCGCCAAAGTCTTGAGCATCCTCACCAACTATTCCAAGATCTCCTCCTTCCTCAGTACCTTCAACTACTTCAGCTTCAGCTTCTGATTCACATTTAGTAACTCGCAAAGATGAGGCGGAGAAGAGAATGAGAGCGAGAAGGAAGAAAACCATAATCGTCATTGCCGAGGCAGGAAGTATGCAGAGGCACACAGTCGTGACTCGTTAGCGCTCCTTAGTACCTTGatatgcaatcattattgcatggaccatggtccacacagctgtgtagaccaaaaataaaaagtacattatttttgtattgaaagtacattatttttgtactgtacgtacattattttaatgtacattatttgatatactatcaaataatgtacctacagtacaaaaataatgtaccttcagtacaaaaataatgttctttttatttttgatctacacaactgtgtggaccatggtccatgcaataatttgcctaaatcATACCAAACCCGTTTCAACCCAGCTTCATGCATTCATCTCTGCGATTTCATCATCTCTCGCTTTCCAAACCCTTCTCAGTGTCTACCATTTTAGACAACAAACTCCGACTTGCTTCGCCTGCAAAACTTCAAAGGAAATCCTCCAAATACAGTATGGAGCTGAGGTCAGTATCACACCGACCTAAATCAGAACGAAAAAACACCAAACAATGTAGCGATACGTGTTCGGAGGCATCAATTTC
Coding sequences within it:
- the LOC116010616 gene encoding translocon-associated protein subunit alpha-like, with the protein product MTIMVFFLLALILFSASSLRVTKCESEAEAEVVEGTEEGGDLGIVGEDAQDFGEESLSPAPGVDTVCVFPKNPSKSVLAGEESELIVGMKNDGESTLNVLFIKATLHLPFDHRYLVQNLTTQGFSNSTIPPSAQATLPYIFGVSKFLQPGTFDLVGSVIYEINRQPYQNIFYNRTIEVTEPGGLVSVESIFLVCLGVAFVTLLGFWIRDQIQKNTTTNRSFVFENMKEF